One genomic segment of bacterium includes these proteins:
- a CDS encoding DUF1015 domain-containing protein, translated as MTDVQPFCALRYDTSRVALEDVIAPVYDVVAAEDRATYWDRHPNNALRLVLTRDAADERATDYSDVADTLAKWREEGVLARDETPAYYVLRQRFTAPDGRTLERLGFFGALALEDYAARIVRPHERTLAGPKADRLKILRATETNLSSVFMLYEDRDDKLQPIFESALRDPAALTVRDDGGVEQTIVPLRDPGAVARVSAFMAERPVVIADGHHRYETALAYRDEQRAAGKPVDAPCARLMTYFANAYAPGSLLLPIHRLVVAPPSPQGDAWQVLSDAGWASKEIQVSDRAAIPEALETHLAPLTDCYAFAADDASGKLVIWSRPAEAELSVRVIHDEVLARVFGLDAEAVRSGAVAFPKSAAQTAKDVREGRGRVALYLNPLSPDDVFRVTEAGETLPQKSTFFHPKLPTGLLFRSLAVPELEAE; from the coding sequence ATGACCGACGTTCAACCTTTTTGCGCCCTTCGCTATGACACCAGCCGTGTTGCCCTCGAAGACGTGATCGCTCCGGTCTACGACGTCGTCGCAGCCGAAGATCGCGCCACCTATTGGGATCGCCATCCGAACAACGCCTTGCGCCTGGTGTTGACGCGCGATGCCGCGGACGAGCGTGCCACCGACTACAGCGACGTGGCAGACACGCTCGCGAAGTGGCGGGAAGAGGGCGTCCTGGCCCGCGACGAAACGCCCGCCTACTACGTGCTGCGTCAGCGCTTCACGGCACCGGATGGCCGTACGCTGGAGCGACTGGGCTTCTTCGGCGCTCTTGCCCTCGAGGATTACGCTGCGCGAATCGTTCGCCCTCACGAGCGAACGCTCGCCGGACCCAAGGCGGACCGCTTGAAGATCCTGCGCGCGACCGAGACGAATCTTTCCTCGGTGTTCATGCTGTACGAAGATCGCGACGACAAGCTGCAGCCGATCTTCGAGTCGGCTCTGCGCGACCCCGCTGCGTTGACGGTTCGGGATGACGGGGGGGTCGAGCAGACGATCGTGCCTCTCCGCGACCCCGGAGCCGTGGCCCGGGTGAGTGCCTTCATGGCCGAGCGTCCGGTCGTCATCGCCGATGGGCACCACCGTTACGAGACGGCACTCGCCTATCGGGACGAGCAGCGAGCGGCGGGCAAGCCTGTCGACGCCCCTTGCGCGCGTCTGATGACGTACTTCGCCAACGCCTACGCTCCGGGTAGCTTGCTGCTGCCGATCCATCGACTCGTCGTGGCGCCGCCTTCGCCGCAGGGCGACGCCTGGCAGGTGCTTTCCGATGCGGGCTGGGCGAGCAAGGAAATCCAGGTCAGCGACCGGGCCGCCATTCCCGAGGCGCTGGAGACCCATCTTGCTCCGCTCACCGATTGTTATGCGTTCGCCGCCGATGATGCAAGCGGGAAGCTCGTCATCTGGTCGCGTCCGGCAGAGGCCGAACTCTCGGTGAGGGTGATCCACGACGAAGTGCTGGCACGTGTCTTCGGCCTCGATGCGGAAGCCGTACGGAGTGGCGCCGTCGCCTTTCCGAAATCCGCGGCGCAGACGGCGAAGGATGTGCGCGAAGGTCGCGGCCGTGTGGCGCTTTACCTGAATCCGCTCTCGCCGGATGACGTCTTTCGTGTGACCGAGGCGGGTGAGACGCTGCCCCAGAAATCGACGTTCTTTCATCCGAAGCTGCCGACCGGCTTGTTGTTCCGGAGCCTTGCTGTTCCGGAGCTCGAGGCCGAGTGA
- the purD gene encoding phosphoribosylamine--glycine ligase: protein MRVLVAGSGGREHALVWKIARSPLVERVFAAPGNDGMATNATLVPDVAAGDAEGLIRIARENEIELVVIGPEDPLAEGVADRLREAGLAVFGPSAAAAQLEGSKNFAREFMARHGIPQPRFRAFTDLESAIAAVKEDGGPCVVKADGLAAGKGVAVCDGPEDAEAALREILADRRFGSAGDQVLIEERLVGEEASYYAISDGEQVVTLAAAQDHKRALDGDRGENTGGMGAYVPAPVVNEAVEKRVLEEIVHPTLRGMRAEGTPFSGVLFVGLMIDNEGTPRVIEFNVRFGDPETQVLFAQMSGDLVPLLHGAATGNLSPQTVATEDAAVCIVLASGGYPRSYETGKPITGLAAAEAHEGVAVFHAGTRRQGDGFVTSGGRVLGVTARGPDVASARARAYAAADEIQFEGLQRREDIAARAEGG, encoded by the coding sequence ATGCGGGTTCTGGTTGCAGGCTCCGGTGGGCGTGAGCACGCGCTGGTCTGGAAGATCGCTCGAAGTCCGCTCGTCGAGCGGGTGTTCGCCGCGCCCGGAAACGACGGGATGGCCACCAATGCGACCCTCGTGCCCGACGTGGCAGCGGGGGATGCGGAGGGGCTGATCCGCATCGCGCGGGAGAACGAGATCGAGCTGGTGGTGATCGGGCCGGAGGATCCGCTGGCGGAGGGTGTGGCCGACCGGCTGCGCGAGGCGGGGCTCGCGGTCTTCGGGCCGTCGGCGGCAGCCGCGCAGCTCGAGGGCAGCAAGAACTTCGCCCGCGAGTTCATGGCGCGGCATGGCATTCCCCAGCCCCGTTTTCGGGCGTTCACCGATCTCGAGAGCGCGATCGCCGCGGTGAAAGAAGACGGCGGGCCGTGCGTCGTGAAGGCCGACGGCCTGGCTGCGGGCAAGGGCGTCGCCGTCTGCGACGGGCCCGAAGATGCCGAGGCGGCCCTGCGGGAGATCCTCGCGGATCGACGCTTCGGATCCGCTGGAGACCAGGTGTTGATCGAGGAACGGCTGGTCGGGGAGGAGGCATCCTACTACGCCATCTCCGATGGCGAGCAGGTCGTCACCCTCGCCGCGGCCCAGGATCACAAGCGAGCCCTCGACGGCGATCGCGGCGAGAATACCGGCGGAATGGGTGCCTACGTGCCGGCACCGGTGGTCAACGAGGCCGTCGAAAAACGTGTCCTCGAAGAGATCGTGCATCCGACCCTGCGCGGAATGCGTGCCGAGGGCACGCCCTTCAGCGGCGTCCTCTTCGTGGGGTTGATGATCGATAACGAGGGAACGCCGCGGGTCATCGAATTCAATGTGCGCTTCGGCGATCCGGAAACCCAGGTTCTGTTCGCACAGATGAGCGGTGATCTGGTCCCGCTCCTGCACGGCGCTGCTACCGGAAACCTCTCGCCTCAGACGGTGGCGACCGAGGATGCGGCGGTCTGCATCGTGCTCGCCTCGGGCGGCTACCCGCGGAGCTACGAAACCGGCAAGCCGATCACGGGCCTGGCCGCCGCCGAAGCCCACGAGGGCGTGGCTGTGTTTCACGCCGGCACTCGTCGGCAAGGCGACGGCTTCGTGACGAGCGGCGGCCGGGTCCTCGGCGTGACGGCACGCGGCCCGGATGTGGCCAGCGCCCGGGCGCGCGCCTATGCGGCGGCCGATGAGATCCAGTTCGAGGGTTTGCAGCGACGAGAAGACATCGCCGCACGAGCCGAGGGTGGCTGA
- a CDS encoding L-threonylcarbamoyladenylate synthase, giving the protein MDAVAEFSVPEAARRLAEGALVAFPTETSWGLAADATSERGVAALLRWKARPTGQPLSVLVEDTHALAGLGIELAPEAARLATAFWPGPLTLVLPLGARPAQRFAPCVVSERETLGVRCSPHPDAQALAAEMAELGAGPVTATSLNRSGQVAVGTRQEARSLCRGIGSPALLQGAECGGGPPSSVVDCSASPPKILREAAIPRSRLEAALVPRSTAQAS; this is encoded by the coding sequence TTGGATGCCGTCGCCGAATTCTCCGTCCCCGAGGCGGCCAGGCGACTGGCCGAGGGGGCGTTGGTCGCGTTTCCCACGGAAACGAGTTGGGGCCTCGCCGCCGACGCGACCTCCGAGCGTGGTGTTGCCGCGCTTCTCCGTTGGAAGGCAAGGCCGACCGGCCAGCCGCTTTCCGTGCTCGTCGAGGACACACATGCGCTGGCGGGCCTTGGCATCGAGTTGGCTCCGGAAGCTGCTCGTCTGGCCACAGCTTTCTGGCCGGGCCCCCTCACGCTGGTTCTCCCGCTCGGTGCCCGGCCCGCCCAGCGATTCGCCCCATGCGTCGTCAGCGAACGCGAGACCCTCGGCGTGCGCTGCAGTCCCCACCCGGACGCCCAGGCGTTGGCTGCCGAAATGGCAGAGCTTGGCGCGGGCCCCGTAACGGCGACGAGCTTGAACCGCAGCGGCCAGGTTGCCGTCGGGACCCGCCAGGAGGCTCGCTCCCTCTGCCGGGGCATTGGAAGTCCCGCCCTGCTCCAGGGCGCTGAGTGTGGCGGGGGCCCGCCCAGCAGCGTCGTCGATTGCAGCGCCAGCCCGCCCAAGATCCTGAGGGAGGCAGCGATCCCCCGCTCACGACTCGAAGCCGCCCTCGTCCCCAGGAGCACCGCACAGGCCTCATGA
- a CDS encoding DUF721 domain-containing protein translates to MSRRTKRDPKRVGGMVGRVLADLGHTGAAPAFALFDAWDQALGDAAEHCEPVDLRLGVLEVAVDSSVWAQHLQMRRAEILRSLADAMGEGAPTDLRFRVR, encoded by the coding sequence GTGAGTCGGCGGACCAAGCGCGACCCCAAGCGGGTCGGAGGCATGGTCGGCCGGGTGCTCGCCGATCTCGGCCATACCGGTGCGGCGCCCGCCTTCGCTCTCTTCGACGCCTGGGACCAGGCCTTGGGGGACGCGGCCGAGCACTGTGAGCCGGTGGATCTCCGGCTCGGAGTCCTGGAGGTCGCCGTGGATTCGAGTGTCTGGGCCCAGCACCTCCAGATGCGGCGGGCAGAGATCCTCCGTTCCCTGGCCGATGCCATGGGGGAGGGTGCCCCCACGGACCTCCGCTTCCGAGTGCGATAG